One genomic segment of Ricinus communis isolate WT05 ecotype wild-type chromosome 5, ASM1957865v1, whole genome shotgun sequence includes these proteins:
- the LOC8258772 gene encoding phosphatidylinositol-glycan biosynthesis class X protein isoform X5: MSVARCNSDSISNNLNIGSSSFKKYIVEHYFEKYENFVESHFQDFMADKVLHHSCKLLPDNPNDLYRLSVTNRLLIGEGSHRHLYSSIKFHFQSESISQLPNFTNCKFIILERLPSGVFADPFELQHLLQRGAFADLAVFGDTNLELPSVASNRSIVEIHMNFSTRIFFGQTNELEISIDLPLHARYPPSGESGYFEIEFGAPDLLMNCKMEGNLSNQSCLFTPNIVCIESNTGTILWRVPSGTRTHAGIVSVVTFFTAVVSTLVIVVASFLSSDINSVKTFKLS; the protein is encoded by the exons GTAGCTAGATGTAATTCAGATTCTATTTCCAACAACTTGAACATCGGCAGTTCTAGCTTCAAGAAATACATTGTGgaacattattttgaaaaatatgagAACTTTGTGGAATCACATTTTCAAGATTTCATGGCAGATAAAGTTCTACACCACTCATGCAAATTGCTGCCAGATAATCCAAATGATCTTTATAGACTTTCAGTTACTAATCGCCTGTTGATTGGTGAAGGTTCTCATCGTCATCTGTATTCAAGTATCAAATTTCATTTCCAGTCAGAATCTATATCTCAGCTACCTAATTTCACCAATTGtaagtttataattttggAGAGACTTCCCTCTGGAGTCTTTGCTGACCCATTTGAGCTCCAACACCTTCTCCAGCGTGGTG CTTTTGCTGATCTGGCTGTTTTTGGAGATACAAATTTGGAATTGCCTTCTGTTGCCTCCAATCGGTCTATTGTTGAGATTCACATGAATTTCAGTACCAGAATCTTCTTTGGACAGACAAATGAACTAGAGATTAGCATAGATCTCCCTTTGCATGCACGGTATCCA CCCTCAGGTGAAAGTGGTTATTTCGAGATAGAATTCGGTGCACCTGATCTATTGATGAACTGCAAGATGGAAGGAAATTTAAGCAACCAGAGCTGCTTATTCACCCCAAACATTGTCTGTATAGAATCTAATACTGGTACTATTTTGTGGAGAGTACCTTCTGGTACAAGGACACATGCTGGTATTGTGTCAGTTGTTACTTTTTTCACTGCGGTTGTATCAACTCTTGTAATTGTTGTggcatccttcctttcttcaGATATTAACTCTGTAAAAACATTCAAATTATCATGA
- the LOC8258772 gene encoding phosphatidylinositol-glycan biosynthesis class X protein isoform X4, whose product MRKVGILLVLFVGFGFGFCSNASSSNEVARCNSDSISNNLNIGSSSFKKYIVEHYFEKYENFVESHFQDFMADKVLHHSCKLLPDNPNDLYRLSVTNRLLIGEGSHRHLYSSIKFHFQSESISQLPNFTNCKFIILERLPSGVFADPFELQHLLQRGAFADLAVFGDTNLELPSVASNRSIVEIHMNFSTRIFFGQTNELEISIDLPLHARYPPSGESGYFEIEFGAPDLLMNCKMEGNLSNQSCLFTPNIVCIESNTGTILWRVPSGTRTHAGIVSVVTFFTAVVSTLVIVVASFLSSDINSVKTFKLS is encoded by the exons GTAGCTAGATGTAATTCAGATTCTATTTCCAACAACTTGAACATCGGCAGTTCTAGCTTCAAGAAATACATTGTGgaacattattttgaaaaatatgagAACTTTGTGGAATCACATTTTCAAGATTTCATGGCAGATAAAGTTCTACACCACTCATGCAAATTGCTGCCAGATAATCCAAATGATCTTTATAGACTTTCAGTTACTAATCGCCTGTTGATTGGTGAAGGTTCTCATCGTCATCTGTATTCAAGTATCAAATTTCATTTCCAGTCAGAATCTATATCTCAGCTACCTAATTTCACCAATTGtaagtttataattttggAGAGACTTCCCTCTGGAGTCTTTGCTGACCCATTTGAGCTCCAACACCTTCTCCAGCGTGGTG CTTTTGCTGATCTGGCTGTTTTTGGAGATACAAATTTGGAATTGCCTTCTGTTGCCTCCAATCGGTCTATTGTTGAGATTCACATGAATTTCAGTACCAGAATCTTCTTTGGACAGACAAATGAACTAGAGATTAGCATAGATCTCCCTTTGCATGCACGGTATCCA CCCTCAGGTGAAAGTGGTTATTTCGAGATAGAATTCGGTGCACCTGATCTATTGATGAACTGCAAGATGGAAGGAAATTTAAGCAACCAGAGCTGCTTATTCACCCCAAACATTGTCTGTATAGAATCTAATACTGGTACTATTTTGTGGAGAGTACCTTCTGGTACAAGGACACATGCTGGTATTGTGTCAGTTGTTACTTTTTTCACTGCGGTTGTATCAACTCTTGTAATTGTTGTggcatccttcctttcttcaGATATTAACTCTGTAAAAACATTCAAATTATCATGA
- the LOC8258772 gene encoding phosphatidylinositol-glycan biosynthesis class X protein isoform X3, whose product MSKVGILLVLFVGFGFGFCSNASSSNEVARCNSDSISNNLNIGSSSFKKYIVEHYFEKYENFVESHFQDFMADKVLHHSCKLLPDNPNDLYRLSVTNRLLIGEGSHRHLYSSIKFHFQSESISQLPNFTNCKFIILERLPSGVFADPFELQHLLQRGAFADLAVFGDTNLELPSVASNRSIVEIHMNFSTRIFFGQTNELEISIDLPLHARYPPSGESGYFEIEFGAPDLLMNCKMEGNLSNQSCLFTPNIVCIESNTGTILWRVPSGTRTHAGIVSVVTFFTAVVSTLVIVVASFLSSDINSVKTFKLS is encoded by the exons GTAGCTAGATGTAATTCAGATTCTATTTCCAACAACTTGAACATCGGCAGTTCTAGCTTCAAGAAATACATTGTGgaacattattttgaaaaatatgagAACTTTGTGGAATCACATTTTCAAGATTTCATGGCAGATAAAGTTCTACACCACTCATGCAAATTGCTGCCAGATAATCCAAATGATCTTTATAGACTTTCAGTTACTAATCGCCTGTTGATTGGTGAAGGTTCTCATCGTCATCTGTATTCAAGTATCAAATTTCATTTCCAGTCAGAATCTATATCTCAGCTACCTAATTTCACCAATTGtaagtttataattttggAGAGACTTCCCTCTGGAGTCTTTGCTGACCCATTTGAGCTCCAACACCTTCTCCAGCGTGGTG CTTTTGCTGATCTGGCTGTTTTTGGAGATACAAATTTGGAATTGCCTTCTGTTGCCTCCAATCGGTCTATTGTTGAGATTCACATGAATTTCAGTACCAGAATCTTCTTTGGACAGACAAATGAACTAGAGATTAGCATAGATCTCCCTTTGCATGCACGGTATCCA CCCTCAGGTGAAAGTGGTTATTTCGAGATAGAATTCGGTGCACCTGATCTATTGATGAACTGCAAGATGGAAGGAAATTTAAGCAACCAGAGCTGCTTATTCACCCCAAACATTGTCTGTATAGAATCTAATACTGGTACTATTTTGTGGAGAGTACCTTCTGGTACAAGGACACATGCTGGTATTGTGTCAGTTGTTACTTTTTTCACTGCGGTTGTATCAACTCTTGTAATTGTTGTggcatccttcctttcttcaGATATTAACTCTGTAAAAACATTCAAATTATCATGA